ATATAAAGGAAatcatgtttgtttctttttgcatttatctgatttcacttagcataatgttttcaagtctCATCCAAGTTGTATTTATCAGCATCTCATTCCTTTGTAAAGCTAaattgtgcgtgtgtgtgtgtgtgtgtgtgtgtataaaagacACATTTTGTTTGTCCACTCATCTCTTGGTAGCGTTTTCCATGATTTCACctttgagtccctgctttcaattctttgagAGTAATTTTATACTTTGAAGTGGAATTGGTGAATCAGACAGTAGTTCTAGGTTTAACTTTCTGAAAAGCcaccaaattgttttccacagcagCTGGACCATTTATTTCCTGTTCATTGTACACAACAGTGCCAGTTTCTCCATACTTTCTTCACCcttatgactttttttaaaacagaaatcctAATGCTTGGAGATGCCATGTTTTAGTGATTTTATTAGTATTTCTCTGAAGACtaatgatgttaaacattttatcATGTGTTTACTGGCAATTTTCTGTATGTCTGAAGAAGATAATCAAGTCCTATGCCCATTTTTGAATTGggttatttgagtttttattaagTTATCATAGCTCTTTATTCTTTATTCGCTTTGGATATTCACCTCtattatatttgcaaatattttctcttttgagttaTCTTTTTACTCTTTTGAAATGTTCTTTGATGCATGAGCacttttttgcagttctggggattgaacccatgtgcactctaccactgagctacatcccagccctcttttattttgaaaagggttctcactaaattgcttgggcTGACCTGgaatttgcaaccctcctgcctcagcctccagagttgctgggataacagacatgcaccaccacactcagtgcacatctttaaaatttttatgaagtccaatttttttgttgttgttgtctgggTGCAACTTAAATTGttatgtttgcatttggcaaataAAATTTCCATCGGTATAGTACAGTATTTCCTGGGATAGTAGAAGGAACAGTAAATTTAGACTTAGATCTATctttttttggagactgggtcttgataagttgctgaggctggcctcaaatttggaatcctcctgcctcagtctactgAGTCATTAAGACTATAGGCATGTATTACTACACCTAATTTGGAATTGAGTTTCTTAGTTTGTTAATGAGCTTAGTGTTTATTACCTTCACTGGGTTATTGGGCCTTAGAAGGAAATATTATAAAGCCATCAGTAGGTAAGAGGTATCATTATTTCATCAACTCCCTGGTAAAACAACATATTTTCTGCGAAATGTTACCTACTTCATAAACTTTCAAGACTTAATGGAAGATTAAATTTAATTCTGATAGTCAGAAGTTTGttagattgggctggggatgtggctcaagcggtagtgcgctcacctggcatgcgtgcggcccgggttcgaacctcagcaccacatacaaacaaagatgttgtatccgctgaaaactaaaaaataaatattaaaaaaaaagaagtttgttaGATTGCTTAATTGGATATAGTATGCATTTATAATAAAGGTTACTTGATGTAAGTGAGCTTTTACGTTTTTAATGGTTATTTTAAGGGAACTAATTTGTGTTCTTTCCTCAAGGCTTACATGAATCCAATAGCAATGGCCAGATCAAGGGGTCCAATCCAGTCTTCAGGGCCAACAATCCAGGATTATCTGAACCGACCAAGGCCTACCTGGTAATTGTGCAACAGTTTACCTTTTTATAAggttttgataaattttaaaactttattcttaTAACTTTTATTGATTGCCAAGTGATTGCCAGATAAGTgggttttttaaagtaatatttgaCATATCCCTTCTTTTGAATGTATGAAACACATGCACAACTGCAAAACAGCATTTTATTGAATCCACCACCCAGTATAACTAAAGCACTGCCATATCACATTTTCATATCAATCTTTTCTCTATCCCTTAAAAGACTATTTAACTTTGTGGTATCCTAAGTTAAAAATAGCGGATTTGAATAATCATGCCAAGTTTTAGGAAGGATAATGTTCAGCTTTATTTCTAGTTTCATCTTCTGGCttttcagtaattaaaaaaacaacaactcacTAAgtagctctgatttttttttttatgttaaacatgtattttttaattgtcgatgaacacagtattttatttttatttttatgtagtgctgaggatcgaacccagtgcttcacgcatgtcAGGAGAGTGCTCTTTCctttgaaccacaaccccagcccctacctctGATTTTTTATGAGTAAAGCATTATACCACAGACCTTACTTTTTTAGTTATATCTTTCCTTATTATTAATACCATGCTCCTAAAGTAACACATGACAAGTCGGAGCCATTAGCTTCAGAATCCTTCAGAATTTCAGAGTGCCCTGAAAGCCAGGCAGCTATGGCTGAAAGGTATGCTTTATGTAGTAGGGAATACTTTTGAGttaaatgaaagttttatttaccTCCTACTGCATGCATGAGTATAAACAGAatgcattttacttttaaaatgaaaagaacttcAAGGGGGAAATGCTCAAGGTAGTGTATTCTCTGTGGTCAGAGGTCTTTAAGACAACCTTCAAGTGAGTCATTGGTAGGAAGACTTGCAACAGGTAGTATACTCAAGGTAAGATTTATTACACTGAAAGGATACCAGGTAAAATCAACAAAGTGAAGAGGCACATAGGACAAAATCCAGGAGAAATCAGGCACAGACTTCCAAGGGTCCTTGCCTAGTGGAATCATGTAAGATGTACTTAAATCTTTTTGAAAGGAGTGAGACAATACATGTGAGATGTTGTTAACTAAGGAGGCTTATTAGTGCCCTGGGTTTTTTCTGTGGACCGATCAGACTTTGCCTTTCATGTTCCAGAATTCCAACCTGACTCTGCCTGTCACATTCCAAAATTCCAGATTCCCAGAAGGAAAGCAGATACTCTGCCTAAACTATGTTGCTAATACAAACGTTTAGGCAGAGTAAGCtacttttattgtcttttttataaGCCTCCATCTAATTTGAAGtgcttgaaattttatttgtactttttatttttttaagggaagAAGTGAAAGAgcaactagaaaagaaaaagaaaggctccAAGGCTTTAGCTGAATttgaggagaaaatgaatgagGTTTGTAAATATTACCTTTTAAAGAAAtagaccaattttttttttccttataacaaaaatgaaatcatatttgcttcttttttaatcAAGGGTTTGGGGATACCTCTTTAGGTTAAAGGAGTATAGTTTAgtgttattttttatagtttcataTTTAAATGTGTGTTCTCTTTAAATAAGAATAACCATCTTGTAGTAACGTAAATCATCTAAGTTATCTGAGCTTTAgttctttcctccctctgtgcTCCCCATCTTAGGAATTTTATAGTGATGTTTGCTTGCTTTGATTACAAACATGTATGTAGTATTTCAACCATAGTACAGATTAATTCAGCTTTTACAGTAGCCATCCTTGTTTAAACCAAGCCTTAGtctcaataaaaatatcttttcttcctctcagtATTCTATGGAAACTCCCATACCTTAATATTCTCTTCAAAATGAGCTAAAAGACACCCTTGGTAATAGGGCCAAGGGTTGGCCCCTGAACCTTTTTTGTTGCCCAGCTGCCCTTAAACTCTTAGTCTCagatgatccttctgcctcagtctcccaagtaggtgggaCTGTGGAGAGGCATCCAGCGCCTAGTTTGGGGGTTCTTCCTGCAAAGAAGGCataagccacctgagaaattaaagtctagaataattagtgaagaacaaaagacaaagttggAGAGAGAGTTTCAAAAGGGGAGTTCCTGATAGGTCTAGCCCACTCAGAAGCTGGAGctgaacaattagaaaatggctcccgTGGTTTAATTTAAGGggatacatcaaaggcaggggtaaggtttcaagggtagagtcttgcttttgttgtcttgcagtcagcaggttgattggcatcttggcaggtcaccccatctctagTGCTGTGTGGGACATGGCAGAGCAGAATAGGAATTCACAGTGTCTCTGGGCAGTCTTACACaaaggaaatgtccactggaagttcccataCACCAGATTTTCCTATTCACTAGGCTACAATGCATAacacagtccacacacagccTACACACGGCTCTCAACATGGTACTATAGACATATGGCCACCAGACCTACCTTGTATAATTAGAAGCTGAAGTGGAGAGAAGTATTAGAagatgaaggaaaggaaataacGGTTGTCTCTCTCTACTAAGTATATTAGTACTGGATTGATAGACTCTTATCGTGTTTATAACCTTCTTGCAGAATTGgaagaaagaactagaaaaacacaGGGAGAAATTATTAAGTGGAAACGAGAGCTCATCAAAAAAAAGACAGGTAGTACATTTCTAACTTATTGCTATTCTTAATTCAGTTTTCACATTAATGCTGTATATTTCTATTAATAGATGCATTTGAAAACTTATTTAGATCTCTATTTGTTTccatttagagaaagaaaaaagaaaagaagaaatctggTAGGGTGAGcaaaagttttctatttttctaaatgttataaataaagagTCTgcaaaaaaagtaagaataatatatttaaacctGTATACTAAAAGTAACTTAGACTCTATATGGGTCAAGCAGTGTGGTTGCCATGATGAGAGGTGTTCTATCAGTACCATGAAAGAAAGATGCCAATCTCCTTAAAACCTAGTTAACTCCCTTGTTATGATTTAAAGAGCACAATTGACAACTTATTGTCACTTTTTGTGGGGGGAGATGGCTTTTATACTTTAATGTTTAAATCTTATGAATATGGCATCTGTTTCTCAGACATTAGATTGATTTCACTAAGTACTTTCAGCGActtagcaaaggaaaaaaattcccgCATCTCACAAGCTTTAATTGTTTTGTGCTTGGTCAAGTAttcatcttcttcttcatcaAGCTCTGATTCTTCCAGCAGTTCTTCAGATTCTGAAGATGAGGTAAGGATTGCTTGTAATAGTTCATCAAATAATATCTCtaactttttaatttcaagaGGAGAAACCTATTGAAATATCTGTTAGAAATGTTTATTTCCAGGTTTTGATTAATTATAAGGTAGAGcacaataagtgaaataagacatttaaatattagtattttaaaaaattttttttaatttgttcatataaaaatattagtagaaaaaaaagatttgaaaaatccAAAATCCTATTTGACTAAGTGCTAGGGATTACATGTGATTCAAATCATTTGACTTTGACTTTGTAAAACAGGAAAGTGATGTTACATTGTGaatattaattaaagaaaaatatttacaagccAATCTTATTAAGTGTTATTCATTAAGAAAATTTTGATATTAGTTAAATGCATAAATTATATTTCTGAAACAAAGCAAATGTTTTCTATAggataagaaacaaacaaaacggagaaagaaaaagaagaaccgTTCTCATAAATCTTCTGAAAGCTCCACTTCAGAAACTGAATCAGACAGTAaggtaaattattattatttaaattgttaacatttttgtAACAGAAAcattaagtttttcttttagttcttcctGTCTTAAATTGCTCTTAAGAAATGAGATACCATTTGATCCTATGACTGATTTACTTACTAACACATGTAGCATTTAGTAATTCTCCAAACTTTTATATTTCCATGTCTCTACATCTCTATAACATTATTTCcctatattcataaataaattgtAATTCAGAGGAGTAGTAAGGTTCTGATTAAATTCACTAGTGTTAGAATTGGAATTTGAATCAGTATCTTCTAATATCTGTTCCAATATCCTTTCTTCTGTACTGTACCTAAATTTGTTCTGTATTAACCAGAATTGTGAGGCACAACTGGCTCTTCAACTTtagagatcatttttaaaaaggcatgagattttctataaaaatattgattCTGGGGACTGGGGGCATAGGTTAGGTGTAAAGCTTTTCCTTAGTATGCATGAGTTCAGTTCTTagcactaaaagaaaaacttgattCCTGGGCTTTATTTCCagaaggttttgttgttgttgttgttttcccccAGAGTTTGATTAGTAAATCTATATTTTAACAGATGCCTTATATGACTTTGATGCCCATGAACCACAGTTTgacaaacagcatactacagtctCAGGAAACTGAACCAACagtttgaattttataaaaagtttctttttgtcCCAGTGAGATTTCTTCTGGCAAAAAGCCTAATGTCTAGAAAGTACTCAGTGTTGGTttcttatttgtcttttaaaGCAGCAGTCTTATTAGTGATAGTTAACATTAAATTAAATGTGCAGTATATGTTAAGCGCATAGTGTTTGACTTTTACCTTCTTTAATCTCAGCAATCCTAGAGAGTAGTTATTTGTTAATCAACTTTatgaataagaaaactgaggattAGAGAAGCTAATAGATAAATCTAAGGGATTAAAAGCAGAAATTCttggctgggtgtgatggcacacccctgtaatcccagcagctcaggaggctgaaataggcggattgcaggttcaaagccagcctcagcaacttagtgaggccctatctctaaataaaatacacagagggctgtggatgtgattcagtggttgagtgcccttgagttcaatccccagtattaaaaaagaaagaaagaaaaaaaagaaattcttgccTCCACTCCTGATGAAGAAAGTGGGTGGCAGATCAGGTTGATGGATATATGAGCACAGGGTGAATTAGAACTACAACATATGTGACCATCATAGACAAAgattatttcagataattttaaGGGTTCATAGATTTGATATATAACCAGATAAATTAAACATCCTATTCTGCTTCCAAGCAACTGTCTATGTAATGgagattttccttttgttttcaggATAATATGCTGATATtggagtaaatttttttttactcatagAGCAAATcttttttcttgtccttattcTATAATGTCCTTATTCTATCATTGACATTTAAAATTGATATAtatttacagatatatatatttttttatttgtttaggatagtttgaaaaagaaaaagaaatcaaaggatgcaactgaaaaagaaaaggtaactATATTTTCATATTGCCTTAAGACACTCTGTTGTGCACAACCTTAACCTCAGGAAATCAACaatagctgagcatggtggcgtacatatgtaatcccagtagcttgggaggctaaggcaggaggatcacaagttcaaaacctgCCTCAGTAacatggtgaggccctaagcaacttagtgagaccatggtTAGgaacccctgggtttgatcccagctaccaaaaaaaaaaaaaaaaggaacagtaaTATTAACAACAGCATTAGTTAATAACAGGAAATtttgggctgggcttgtggctcagcggtagagtgcttccctttcACCtgaaagaccctgggttcgatcctcagcccacataaaaatatgtgaataaaataaagatattgtgttcaactacaactaaaaactaaatttaaaaaataacaggaaatttacttaataaatcagaagatttttttttaaatatctttatttttatgtggtgctgagaattgaacccactgcctcatgcatgctaggcgagtgtgctaccacttgagctacatctccagcccccagaaaatttatttattttgcttttatggtATTTCATGTTGatataaagaaatgttttaatttgaattcattatTAAGGACCAGCAGAAGAGTATCCTGAAGAATTTGAATTTGGATAGATTAATGGGTCACGTCATATTTAAAATAGAGATTAAACATTTCCTTTGCTGCTTCAAGACATTTTAAGgccatttaaattaaaaaaaaaaaaaactttcagattGAATATACCATGGgtaaattttgaaaatcttttatcttatcagaacatattttctcttcatatgtgacttacctaaaattttgttttcttttttgtccaAAGAGACTGGTCTCACAATATTGCCTAGCCTGGCCCTAAACTCCTGtactcaagtgattctcctgcctcagcccactgATAAGTTAGGACTTTGGGCACACACCCAGCATGACTTATCTGTAGTTAATGCTAATTTAGCATATTAACTGATCagaggaaagaaaccataaataACATTGTGGAGTTTTTCAAAATGATGTCATTGTTTCCTTCTGAAACTTGCTTTTTTAACTGAGCATTACTATTGATATTTATCCTTGTTGATACtttaagttcatttcttttgtttatattattcaCTACAATTTATTTCTCCTGCTGTGGGTGAACGTttagattgttttcatttttcaataataCAAACAATTCTACTGTTTATATTTCCTATCCAGTTCTCCTTTTTCACAATTTATTGTTAAGTCAGATATACCTGGGAACTATAATTTCTGGGTTACAGGATATGCATACATTTAATGTGTCTACATTTTGCTCAGTAACAGTGCTTGTTATTAATTTGCAATCCTGCTAGTAGTAAATGAAAGTACCCTTGTCTCACATACTTGTTGATACTGTGAGACTTCATTTTTGCCAATGTAAGGTATACAGATGgtataaagaaatgaaagtgtCTTCATTTGCTTATTAGacatttaaatgtcattttttctgtattgcctattcctaatcttttttttcagtgctggattttgaacccaggacctcatatatgctaagcaagcattctgccaTCCAGTTATAACCCTAGTCTCTTTTCTTTCCTAGGTTGTAACAGATATATTTTGGATACTAATCTTTCAATTATATAATTgataatttgctttaaaattctgTCGTGTGTAATTTAAGGAATTAGGGAAGATATTGCATCTATATAGATATGTAGTTCTTTCTAAGTTATTTAATAAAAGGATTGCTTTGTTGGAATTAAGGATTTAAATCATGGTAAATGTCATCATTTTTAGACATttctaaattgaaaaatgaatgattttctGATAAATGGAAGGATTTCTAATTAGAACTTAGaaaccataaaattatttttttgagttaagatacttgttatttatttttcataggaCATTAAAGGAttcagtaaaaaaagaaagatgaatccTGAAGACAAACCTTTATCATCTGAGTCCTTGTCAGAATCAGATTATATTGAGGAGGTAAGTAAGAGAAATGGAAGTTATTCAGTTTCAGAATACATTTTTTCAGAGTATAACTGCGTATGACTAGTATTTTGATAATTAACCATATTTCCACAAATCTTTCAAAtctgagatattttatttttatttttctcatattatcTTCTTAATGTATACATTCTGACTTCATGAAAGAGGCTGTATAATGTACACCAGAAACCCAGCATTTGCTTACATGGTTACCATAGAATATCGCACATACTGACTTCTTGTTTTGAGTTACTATTTGGGGAGTAGGAAGGTATGGAAAAATTGTTGGCAtgacttcagttttctcatctgtgaagcaAGAAAGGAGAATTAGGTCATCTGCAATCCCTTTCAGCTCTAACAGTTGCTAAGATTATTTTTACTCTATTAGTATTAGAgtccatttttagttaattttagcTCAGTAAGTTACCATCTTTGAAATGTTTCTCTCTtgaccttggtttcctcatctgcaaattaGGAATTTATCATATTATTTAAATTGTGACAACTAAGTGAGACAATAAATTATTAAAGGCCTTATGGTAAGTCCTGGGACAGAGTAAAGGTGGCTAAAGTCTACATAACTCTTGATAGAACTGTAAAATCTCACCTAGGGTTTCACTAGTCATTGAATTTTTCAAGCTGCAACTTTCCATAGAGATCAACTTATTGATCTTTCAACAGTATAACATGAGAGTCTTGCCCTTTGTTTAAAGCACACTCACACGGGAactggttttcctgatttcttccttacTGTGTTGGGTTCCTGCATACACCCTGTCCAGGTCTTTCTCTATCCATCCTGTTTCTCAtcacctctcttctctttttgtttgtgCCTTATCTCTTTACTGATTTCATTGTCTTTGGTTTGTAATAGTGGCCCTCAGTCCTATCAGACCTATTGTCCCTATGTTGTAGCAGTATTTTGTAATGCTCCCTGAAATAAAATTTGTAGCTTATATAAAGTATCTACACTATTTTTTACACTACTATCCcctaagaaatataaagaaatgaaagtaattatgtttttttaattatattttaatatataaatgattAAGTGTGACAACAATGAATGAAGTAAAATATTCTTCACTGATATTTGCATTTCTGGGGCATGCTTTATAGCTTAAAATCCAGAACAAAATACTCTGTGTTTATATTTACAGTCAGTTTATTTTCTGTATCATAAACAGATTCATTACATGAATTATTAGTACACTATTCAATATCACATAGCATATACAGAGCTCTTCTGGACATTGCATTAGAGCATCCCTTGCCTCTGTCTGTTAAATGTATATACAGTACACCTGTTACCAGCTCATCATTGTAAGGataagaataataacaaaaaagtaaTTTCCTAATTGTTCTTTAGAGAGAGCTACCACAGTTTTGCGAGCTAATGGCCTCTAATGCTAGTGGCCTCTACCTTTAGTCCTTATGCCTCCTTACGTTGTCAACTACATTTTAATATGCTTGTGTTATGTACTTATTCAGCATTTAGGCAATTTTAATACTCTGATTTTACATTAATCACCTCTGTCTGCCTATATGATAACAAGTAAAGCTTAATATTACATATCTTACATTTAGACTTAACATTTAATATACATAAACTCATAGCAcctttcaatttaatttaaatcCAGTGTAccactttttaaaagatggaaataaaatgtaaatgggGTTGTAAATGTTACTTCAAagaattttaatcatttcataCCTTTTGTTGATACCATAGAGTGAGATAAATACCATATTGTCCCTTGGAAATGGATACTACCTCCTTTTTTATGGATGATGAAACTGAGGTGGGATTCAGATCCTGGTATGTTTTTTGAGAGCTCCAGATTTTTTTCCCACAGTACCACATTGTTTTAGGTGCTAAAAGGGAATATAAGAGAAGCCTccccagagatttaaaaaatcttaattttcttttatatatatttttattgaaaccTCATTGAGATATAATGggttatttaaaatatgatttgattgttgacattttttaaaatatttttttgttgttgttgacagacaatacttttattttatttatttgtttttgtatggagctgaggatcaaacccagtgcctcacccatgcaaggcaaatgctctaccaactgagctacaattccTGCCCCTTGAAATGTTTTTATACGTAACTTTCGAAGATATATTAGGGagtgaaagaaaaatgcattgAGTACAAATTACATAGTTTGTCTTCAcaaaaattttgactttttagGTACgagcaaaaaagaagaaaagcagtgaAGAACGAGATAAAGCAACAGCAAGTATCTCTTATGTTTTTACATGACAACAGCAGAATTCTTTGGGTTTAATATAAAATGAGTAGTGCTAAAGCAAGATTAgatttactgaaataaataaattattgggaAAGATGTGGTATTCAGCAGCTGTACTTAATGGGTAGGAGAAAATCATGTTGACTTAGTAAAAACGGGAGAATATCCTGGTGGCAAATGTCTCCTGTTTCTCTATTCCAGTGTCTTACTGTCAGGAATATAAGCTCAAATTTTTGTTTGACTTTCTTAAGCTTTAGAAAATATGGTGATTTCCTGTCTTTCAGAGTAAGTTACTTCCAGATCTGCCAAACCTGAAATAACAGAAAAGGCCTTTCTAAGCACTATctgcaatgaaaaataaacaggaaagttaaaacatagaTGACTCACTAATACCAAAAATTCTTTTGATGGTTTTTAGAACAAGCTCTGCCATTATAGAAATTGAGaaataagaaaggagaaagagggcCAAATGAGAAATAgagcaacaaagagaaaatggtGAACAGAAACTTTTTCAAAAAGTAACGCAGACCATATTAGCAAAGTAATTTAAGGGCTTTCAGTGTGAAGTTTGGGCACTGACCTCTGAATCTGTTTTCTTAGGAACaggtgaaaaaaaatgaggaacaGCATCACTTGTAGGTCTGGGATAAGTTCTTCCCAGAATTTCTCtaggttttaaaatgaaaaggctTTTTTTGTATGAAGGTTCCCCTGGTAATGCACAATTCAAAAATAACATTTGATGTGCTTCAAAGACCAAAGTGataagaaagacttttttttcctgagtggGGAAATAATTTGGCCAGAGACTGCTTTGGTCTATCTTCAGATTGGTTAATTAATTTAAGACATGTGCCAtatatggtggtgcatgcctgtgaggCAAGCTTCAGCAATTTggagaggtcctaagcaacttagtgagacccggtctcaaaaactaaaaggctgggttgtagctcagtggtaaagcatctctgggttcagttcccattACCCGCCCAGCCACCCACCCCTACCCCCTGCAAAAGACAACCAAATTCATTTTGGATAACTGTAGTTTATGTTtgtatactttcatttttttattcttttggctAGTATATATTTATTCAGAATTTCTATTGAGTTCTTTGCACTTTTTTAGGTCTTGGAGATACAGTGAAGTATAAGATAGAGAAAAGTGTATATTGTATGTACTGTGGCACTAAAGGAGCCAAAGAACACCTCTGAGGGGCTGGAAATATAGCAcagcggtaaagcacttgcctagcatgtgctaggccctgggtttagttccCAACTCTacaaaaaaacagcaaaatctCTGAGGAAAGTAAAATTAGGCTGAAATCAGATTTATAAGCATGAGCCAGCCATGTGAAAGTCAAAGGAAAATATATCCTTAGCAGAGAGAACAGCTAAGGACCAATAGTAGGAAATGGCTCAGatgtttgagaaaaatgaaagaaagtacaTGTGGCTTATACTTAGTACTGAAAGAGGAATAGAAT
This is a stretch of genomic DNA from Ictidomys tridecemlineatus isolate mIctTri1 chromosome 2, mIctTri1.hap1, whole genome shotgun sequence. It encodes these proteins:
- the Fam133b gene encoding protein FAM133B isoform X1 produces the protein MGKRDNRVAYMNPIAMARSRGPIQSSGPTIQDYLNRPRPTWEEVKEQLEKKKKGSKALAEFEEKMNENWKKELEKHREKLLSGNESSSKKRQRKKKEKKKSGRYSSSSSSSSDSSSSSSDSEDEDKKQTKRRKKKKNRSHKSSESSTSETESDSKDSLKKKKKSKDATEKEKDIKGFSKKRKMNPEDKPLSSESLSESDYIEEVRAKKKKSSEERDKATASISYVFT
- the Fam133b gene encoding protein FAM133B isoform X2, whose protein sequence is MNPIAMARSRGPIQSSGPTIQDYLNRPRPTWEEVKEQLEKKKKGSKALAEFEEKMNENWKKELEKHREKLLSGNESSSKKRQRKKKEKKKSGRYSSSSSSSSDSSSSSSDSEDEDKKQTKRRKKKKNRSHKSSESSTSETESDSKDSLKKKKKSKDATEKEKDIKGFSKKRKMNPEDKPLSSESLSESDYIEEVRAKKKKSSEERDKATASISYVFT